The sequence below is a genomic window from Cucumis melo cultivar AY chromosome 5, USDA_Cmelo_AY_1.0, whole genome shotgun sequence.
TATAAAATATGGGAAAAAATGCATTGATTTGTGACAAGTTACAAAACAAGTCGAGAGTCAAACCAAATATTCATAATAACAAGAAAGCTAAGATCCAAAGAATTATACAGAAACTGATAGATAAATACAAGAAGCATAACCCTTCCTTGCACATATCCCTCTCATATTCTACTggctttttgttttttttttaagaaactgagctttgagaaaagataaaagaaagatggcattaaaaaaaaaaaagcccgCAACAGATGGAAGAAGGCGCCTAACCAACTACAAAGAGGTCCAATCCAACAAAATCATCACCAAATcataataaaaaagaatctATAAACAGACACCCATTCACTATTATCAACCCTATTACACTGTGAATAACAAATTAAGACCCTGCAGTTCCAAAAGAGCCAAACCTCAGCAACAAGAGCAGCTGACTGACTTTTTAAAGCCCATTCTTCACAAGGAGACGTGATTTCAGCCATAAGATCAATGCAAACATTTGCAAATTTTCTCTTCTCCATAGAATTTAATTCCTCCCACCGATAACGAACCAAATGCTGCATAAAGATACAGAAAAGATAcagcaaaaataaaattttgagataaaatCAATCATTCAAATATGGAACAGTTCAAACAATGAAGGAAAACCAAAAAAGGGGATTTAGAGTTGAGAATttcaaaaccaaaaacaaatacgggcaaaataaaattcatttaatCAACTTCAACCATAAATCTTTATATTTATATTCATATGGAAAAGTAATTTAAGCATATCAGAAGATTCATGCTTGCAGGTCAAATCTACTTAGGACCAGAGTGAGTAAAAAATTGGAACCAAAAACATTTTCAGAAAAAGTTAAAAGGTTCAATTCAGCTAAAATCTATGCTTAAACTTGGAAGAGTTCCCTATACCCCAgttttatacaaaaaaattcaaacacagatgaccaaataaatataaattgtCTGTCTAAAAAAAGCTGCAAAGATTAGTGGAAAGGATGAACAGGCCGTTCATAGGGTTACAAGTTAGGTATTAAAGATCGAATCACAAACTTGTAGCGTTTTATATGCATGAAGCCGAATCTCAGAAGACCACTTATTTGTAACTAGAAGAAGGGATGTGCTGGCCAAAATCCGAACATCGCCAGTTTTGATCTGCAAAAGTGAAGAGAACACTCAAAAACACAAGCATTTAAATGGAGGTCATCGTGAATCAAGAACAAAATTTACAATCTATGAGGATAGCTTCTTTAAAAAACAACTTTCACTGACAAAAAATGAAGGAATAATCTATGAGGATTACAAAATTGATCGAAATAAGTATGAGAACAAGAGAAGACAATAAGAGTCACTTCACTTGCtcaaacttttattttcatgaaaaagagaaaaaaaaatcaggGAAAGAAACTtccatttaaaaataaataaatacaataattaacccctgattttgttaaataaaatcaacccaaaagcttaagttgtGAGTTCATAGTAAATTTAATTATGTCAATACTTCAACGTTCTTGTAGGTTTGAAAATTTGTAGAAGAACGAACAAGTCGATATCAATAGCAATTGGGAAGAAAATGACATGGCAAGTTCAACGCACGACCAGATACTATGTTAAATCACTAAATAATCCCAAAGTGTAAGTTGATGggttattgaaaatttaatgatatCAATACTTCAACAAGTTTCATGATGGAAGAAAAACAGAAAGGGAATAAAaccatttaaaaatgtttaCTATCCGACTCCATAGTGCTGAATTTCACAATGACCAACAACTTCTGAAGATTCATCATAAATTCCCTCAAATTTAGCAAATGATTTCAACAACTAGAAACCAACCACTGCCAATATCTTTCAAAGCTCACAATATAATAAGATTTCCAAAAGTTAATAAGCTTTGAAGATTCATCATAATTTGCCCCTAATGAGCAAGTGCTTGCATAAACCAGAAAGCCAACAACTGCCAATATCTTTCAGAACTCAGTATACAATAAGATTAACCCCAAGTAAGCATGCGATCCCATAACCCAGAACTCAACCACAATCAAAAcccataaaaataaaattaaaattaaaattatgaaaaaaaaaaacccccaATTAAAACATCatcatcaataaaaaaaaaatatctcatTCAACTCAAAAGAATTCCCAATCAtgcataaaaaataaaaaaaaataaaaaaataaaccaacaGAAAAACAATTAGCTGCATTTCCTCACGCCCATAAACTATTAAACAAGAAAAAAGCAAAGCCTGGTGAAGCTTACAGATTCTAGATAGGAGAGAGCAGCTTTTCGAGCGTCTGGAGAGGAGCTCCAGTCGAGCGATACAGCAATGGCTTGAGCCACATTATTAGCCGTATTTTCGTCCATCAATTCCCGACTAGCAGCTTTTTCCGATGCTTCTGGTACCTGGGTTTCACAGTAGCAACCAAAGcgagagaaaaagagagaactTTGAAGGATTGTTGAAGGGATTATCGAAGCACAAATAAAGATTCTGCAAGTTCATAAAGAAGTTAATGGACCTTGGTCGTCTTCTTCTCTCAGTAAAGACGCACAAGTTCTGAAGGTaccttttttattattcaaCTTCTTTCTTCAGTTTTTCCTTCTCCTCTACTCCACCATTAATTTCCTTAACTCCTCTCCTCTCCAAAAAGTATGTATTTTGTATGTGAACTTTTTGGTAGATATTTGAAGACTAATTTGGGTTATGCTGTTTTTGACTATTTATGTACCATTTtgtaacctttttttttttatcaaaatactcttacttgtatttattttattttatttatttatttaattcaaaTCTCTTTGTTTAAGAAAAGTGATGGTAAATGTTTacgaaatataaaaaaaattcagatTATATCCTAAATGTTGATAGGTTTCCATGGtgtaattattttgattcattttgctatatttgaaattaGGGTTGTGTTatgttagtttaaaatgtgatttgggtttgatttaaaattttaatttttttcgaGTTGGGTTAGGTCTCGGAGGATTGAAAAATTTgagtcaacccaacccaaattaatatatatatatatatatatatatatgttttccAAGAACATCAATAAAGACTCATGAATCTATATTTACCTatggtccgaaggacttgtttatatccatatgaatgtgaggatcaaagaggtccgtactttcttcttctttctagGAGTCCTGAGGAACGGCTCGGAGGACTTGTTTATCTTACCATATGTCAGACttcacaaattctttgaaccttggactgatttattcTACCATATTCATTTCCTTGGACTAGTTTGTCATATTACGAATGAATTtatgtttgaaactttgaatgtacaaaaattttaaattttttttaaatgaacaattttaaactttacaaatattagaatttaaaattaaaaaaaaaaaaaaaaaaaaaaaaaaaacaatacaacccaacccaacccatgtttttcgggttgggttgggtttgGTTGGAAACTTAATTCAGGTTATTCGGGTTACCAACCCAAacaacccgaaaatatgggttgcTCAACCCTTTTACACCCTATTTGAAATACCCTCTTTCTTTAAaagttaaattacaaaatttagtCGAATTTTTAAGTTATGTTTGTTCCATCTCATTTAAAAAAAGGGTCTTATTTGATTATGTTTGTTGTTTATCATAATTGGAATACAATGTGAGATCGAATTCGATTTATGGAGGTAGGGGATTCAATCTAATTGTGCTTAAAAATGATGTGAACTCCTAATTATGAAAGTGTCATGgttaaacaaaagaaaacaaagataCTTGACAATGCAAAGTAAACAACATCAATCATAACTAAATTAGATTTGCAACGTTGCTAAGTAAATGTGAAAGCAATCAAATTACGTTTGCAATTCAAACCCATCACGATTGATTCATCAACGTAATCTCATTACGACTATACCGATTTTTATAATAAATTGGTAAACATGGTCTTAGTTTATAGTTATAATTAGATTTTAGTTCATGTAGTTATAAAATAGTCTTAAATAATCTATATGATAGAAACTATTTTCAAGAGGTTTATTAATCATAGAGGTTATTTATGAGGTTTTATTAAACCATAAAGATTGAATTCTGTAGGACTAACCTATAGGTAACAAATTCGTAATTCAATTTTCTTTGAATATATAagtataatatataatatagttGTTCTTTATACTGAAATTAAAGTTATCGACCACACAATATAATAATGTCACACACGATGCATCAACAAttgtaaaaacaaaaaatgtaaatatagaAAACGCTTTACAAAGTGTAGGTGATCCAGTTACAAttgtaaaaacaaaaaatgtaaatatagaAAACGCTTTACAAAGTGTAGGTGATCCAGTTAGACGATATATCACTAACGTTCGGAGACAATGTGCttataaaatacttttactAATGCAAAGTCAAACAATTACTATATTATACTTATATTTAAGGCAAATACAATAAAACACAAAACCCTCGACTCGGTGAAGATTAATAGAAAGCAACTACTACCTATTAGCTTGAACACGACCCTTGTGTTTGTGTTATACACGTTTTATGTATAGACTGTTAACATATGTTTCTGCCAAAATCTTCTTACACTATCAATCATTAACGTTGAACCCTGAAATTTTGGTGAAGCAGGAGCTAAATGTATTGGTACTCTAGTGCAGATAATCTATCATTCACTGCACAACATGAACAATAACAATGAAAAGATTAATTGAATGGCAAACAAAGTTCTCAAAAGTTGTAACAATATCACTTtcttaaattttctttattcaGAAAGAGTATTTTATAAATTTCTCAAGAAAGTGGTCAGTTGTAAACATTATCTAACAAAAGTGGTAGTATCAGAGATAGCTCTTTACACAAAGATGGTTGGTTTTGGGCACCTTATGCAATGATCTACCTTATATTTGGGCAAAGAATGGCAGCACCATCGTCAAGAAGCATTTTTTTGATATTATTTATGTACTTGCGTGCAAAAACACTCTGCAAACGAACAACGAATGAGCGAATGGGAAGATCTTGCAGTTTCTGATGGAGGAAAGAAACCAGGGGGCTCTACGGAAGAAAAGGAGGCATTAGGATGTCCCATTTCTGATCAAAGGTATGTTCCTGATGCAAGACACAGACCGGGCATGATCTACGCACTCGGGATCTGTGGAACTTCTAAGTATATATGCAGTCGACCAGTTCTGCTGCACGATTCATGAACTTACATGACGTAATGTTCATGCTGCCTTTTTTCCTTTAACTGAAGATTGCTGTTCTCTTTCATCACCTCCCAAATGTTTCTGCCTTTGAGCACCGATGTCAGAAGATTGAACCAATGGACCCGACCAGGCTTGGTCTAGTTCGTTTGGATAGCCAAATGATGTGGAGCTAAAAGGAACATCAGAAGGAACAACAGCTGGATCAATATGACGTGAATATCCTAATGTGAATCCGAGTGCCCCATCCTGATATGGAGGGGGGAACTTTTCGCTCTTGCTCTTTGCATTTGCATGAGTAATTAGACGCCGTCTCTGTCAGAAACATGCATTTCAGAAGTCAGAAAGAACAATCCACTGCTTAAGACTTGCAAATTAAACCAAAAGGAAACTATCCAAAATTTCAATGAACATTTGTCTAAAAAATGTTCAACTGAAGGAAGAATACATTTTTAAACATTTAGAAAGTTAATTCAAACTGGCCTTAAGCCATAGAGGTAGTAAAAGATTACAACCAGGTCAGATGGATAGTAAAACTGGAAGTCCGATCAAGCTAAAAGCATTTAGATCCTTGTCCTTTATTTTCTATAAGTTTGAAAATAGAATGTggcataaaaaataaatttaggaTATAGGTTGAGAAATTGAAGGGGCAAAAATTGTGTAGGTCCGCTCCACTATCATACCTCAAGTACCCAAAGATGAACAagaataatttaaaaagaattaattgTGAAGATATCCACCAACACACCGTGTTTTAACATGattataaaacaaatcaaaatgtGAAAACTTCATCTTCAAAGGTTCTCTCATTTCTTTCCTTCCATATGCCACCATAGATACATATGCTCCATCTGTACAAAAGACTAGGACAGATTCTTTTGGAAACAGCAGACCTATTTGTCCAGAGATGAAGAGATACCAAAAACATGCTAAACCATAGGGGATTaccagagagagagagaaaaaaaaaaaaaccctctcCCATTAGCATTAATCAGAAAAAGGACATAACAAGAATGTTTTCTTGCAACTTACTTGAACAGAATCTGTTCTATAGGTTGTACATTGGTGTATTTGAGTTCTATAAACAAGAatgttttctttgttttttttcagAAACTTAAAACTTCAATTAGCATCAATGAAATTAATGAATAGAATTTCACAAGTGTTCTAATATACATGTTATCAAGCACCCGTCCCACTATTCAAGAAAAAGACTGTTTCAACATCAGCATTTGCTATGCTTTCTACTTGGAAGCTCAAATTGAAGGTTTTAAGGCACTTCCAAAAATATCTCAATCTCTTGATACCAAAGGCAAATTTTTGGGACAATCCTCATGAATGAAAATGCTGAGAAAGGAAATGCTAAGAAGTTCTAATAAAGTCAATATACTATTAAATTCCTTgaaatttctattcttttcgtCAAGAGTTTCCCATTACTATCCCGTCCCCTATCTGCCATAACCCTCAGAAATGTCAAACATACATTGTAAATGTCAAATAGTAGATATAAATATACGTACATCAATATTTGCTTGAAGTTCAGCGTTGGCTCCTTGAATAGGTATGGCCCTACCAGCACGGTTACGTGTGCGTGTCTTCTTCACACGATCATTCTGCAATTTACTTGCTGCTCTTTGTCTGTACATCCATATGAAGTGTTgcataaaaaaacataaaaatatgcACATACAAGCCGACCCACACTCTTAATACCCTATATTTAGGACAGGTAGTATGTTGCAATGCTCCCTTAGCATTTGCTATTGCTCCCATTTATAAGAAAATTTACCATCCAAAAAACGGGTGAGGTGCCTTACCTTTATCATCATGTTCTTATTTTACTGTGTTTTGTTTGTGATTTTTACAAGTCATCGTTCATATTTCTTCATGAAAATTCAGTTTATTTTATACTGTAAAAAAGTCttttctcaaaagaaaaaatgtcTCTAAGTAAACAAAGGTTAAACAATACTTCTGGTCCTTGAACTTTCATGCACAACAATTAAGTTATGTTATGTACTAATACATAATGATTGTTCCTAAGCTTTCACATGTGACAATTTAGTTCCCATATTTGTTTCAAATTcgttttaatttaataatgacagtgaaaaatttcatcaaaattaattgctttttttatttattataaaatgaCTTCATctttattgtttataaacaCATTTGATCTCTAATTAGTTTATTGATTTACATACGTAGGAAATTTCATTAAATcctaattatattatttgttaGAGACTAAATTTTACATATTAAAGTTTAGGGGTAAATTTGTTATGAAACTAAAAGTACAAGAACTAAATCattataaactaaaatttaGTGACTTAGTTGTTACTTCCATGAAAGTCCAGTGACCCCATTCTTTTAAACATAATTATATCACATGATTCTAACACCCAAGCACCAagaatcaaatctaaatgaactAATATAAACAACCAGAAATATGAGAAAGATAGATGTATAAGTATTCAAATACATACCTTCGTGCTTCATCATCCCGTCGTTTGGCATCCATCTCCTTACTAGGTGGATATTTGGGGAGACTAGAAGGTTCACAAGCATAAGGTTCTGTAGTGAAAAACTGCAAAAGAATATGAAATAACGGCATCAATACTTAGAATATGCTACCATTATAAAAACCTGCAACAAAGTTAGAAGAGCAAGTCTGGTGACCAAGTtcaaaaagaaatgaaatttgaaGGAAGATGCTATGTTATCGTGCAAATATGATACCATCCGTAAAACCAAATAGAAGAAGCTTCACCTCGCTCTTTAATGCATCTGTAGCTGTCATTCTCTCAGCTGGATCAATTGCAAGAAGTGTTTCTATAAGGGGAAATGACGATGGAGGGAAATCCTTAAATGTCTCTTTTATACATCTCTTATATGGTTCTCGGGGTCTAAATAAGGCTGCATTTGGCAACTTTGCTCTCTTTAAATATTCATCAGAAGCTGAGCCACACAGCTTGAATATCTTATGTAGTTGCTCAACCTAGGGAGCAGTAAAAAAAGTCAGATGCACAAATGTCCACAAAGATTTAAATAGAAGAGAATATCAGTTCTATAAGACAATCAATAAGTAAATAACTATATACTTGGAAATGTTTTGACAAttcatgtaatttttctttttagaaaaatataatgtgGAAACCAACTTTCATTAAGAAGATGAAAGAATAAAGTATCTGATTCATGCCAGGGTACTATTGTATCGCCCTAAGAAGCACAAAAACAAATACAACTAGATCTATTGCACACGGACATGCTAATGAcacatttatttaaatataataaaaccaGCTAGATCTAGTTGAAAGGCGACCTAGAAAAAGAGAATATAGTAGAGTGTGGGGAACCGATAATTACCTCTGTTCGGCCAGGCATTATGGCCCTCCCAGATAATAACTCTGCTAAAATACAACCTGCACTCCAAAGGTCAATGCCTACACCATAGTGAGTCGCACCAAGTAGAAGCTCGGGGGATCGATACCATAAGGTTACAACACGATTAGTCAATGGGTGCTTCTGTTTTGGATCAAAGAAAGTAGCTAGTCCAAAGTCAGCAATCTTAAGCAACCCTTCACCATCAATAAGAAGATTTGAACCCTTAATATCACGATGAAGCACCCTGTGGCTATGACAATGCTCGAGTCCTGATAGAAGTTGTTGCATGAAACACTTAACCTACAATGTTAAACACTCTCAAATAAAGAAAGATTGCAATCTAATTCGctattaaaatttatatgtaAACATGAACTAACCTGAGCCTCTGTAAATTTGATGGATGGATTTGCAGCAAGTCCAGCTAAATCATGCTCCATGTACTCAAACACAAGGTACAAACTACATGACATCCTTGACGTAACCAAACCCTCTAACTTTACAACATTTGGATGATCTAGGCGTCGCAAAATGAGAATCTCTCTGGCCATAAATCTTACACTTTCGGGCTCTAAATTATCAAAACGAACCTTCTTCAATGCAACAACTTTACCGGTCAGTATATCTTTTGCTTTGTACACATTACTGTATGTTCCTTGTCCAATCTGCCCATAAGAATATGTAAATGATTACTAGGGGGAGAACCGAAGAAGGAAGGTAAAGGGCCACTATTCCCCTTAGTTTGtcttatataatataaattaatgcATGAAATCTTTCTAATTTGAccctaaattttcaaaaattaaaagattataTATAGAGAAGTAATAGTGAATGTTTTGCTCTGCCCCTTCAATTTTGTTAAGAAAGTGCTTTAGGATTGAAACATGCTCATGTGTGTTTatctttgttaagttaatttagtccaagtttgttcctatttcttaggaattagtcattcatgatttgtaatcatggagaaagtctagggtcatgttgattagtggagaaagtttagggtcatgatgttagtggagaaagtttagggtca
It includes:
- the LOC103495773 gene encoding probable serine/threonine-protein kinase At1g54610, which codes for MGCIISREVASRNLADSEEKKEKSSECGDDLERKEADVAVVEVAQEEGHGHGGQPLTKEQRRKLKPNPRLSNLPKQSQAEQVAAGWPSWLTAVCGEALSGWIPRKADTFEKIDKIGQGTYSNVYKAKDILTGKVVALKKVRFDNLEPESVRFMAREILILRRLDHPNVVKLEGLVTSRMSCSLYLVFEYMEHDLAGLAANPSIKFTEAQVKCFMQQLLSGLEHCHSHRVLHRDIKGSNLLIDGEGLLKIADFGLATFFDPKQKHPLTNRVVTLWYRSPELLLGATHYGVGIDLWSAGCILAELLSGRAIMPGRTEVEQLHKIFKLCGSASDEYLKRAKLPNAALFRPREPYKRCIKETFKDFPPSSFPLIETLLAIDPAERMTATDALKSEFFTTEPYACEPSSLPKYPPSKEMDAKRRDDEARRQRAASKLQNDRVKKTRTRNRAGRAIPIQGANAELQANIDRRRLITHANAKSKSEKFPPPYQDGALGFTLGYSRHIDPAVVPSDVPFSSTSFGYPNELDQAWSGPLVQSSDIGAQRQKHLGGDEREQQSSVKGKKAA